From the Acidilutibacter cellobiosedens genome, one window contains:
- a CDS encoding V-type ATP synthase subunit B, with protein MRKEYLLLDRIEGPLIELSDVDEVGYGEVVEVKTSGNEKKLGKVVKIEGNKVIVQVFGDTSGISIKNSTVNFKGEPLELPLSRDILGRTFNGLGRPIDGGGNIYSKKKYNVNGRPINPVARRYPRNYIQTGISSIDGLMTLIRGQKLPVFSGNGLPHNELAAQIVRQAKLQSEDGKKEEFAIIFAAIGVKHDEANFFRESFSESQVLERVVMYINYADDPIMERIIVPRCALTAAEYLAFEEGINVLVIMTDMTSYGEALREISSLREEVPSRRGYPGYLYSDLASLYERAGMLKGSKGSITLIPILTMPNDDITHPIPDLTGYITEGQIVLSRELYQKDIYPPINVLPSLSRLMKDGIGKGYTREDHPDLANQLFSSYSKVQEVRSLSQIIGEDDLTERDRKYLQFGKEFEEKFVKQGFNENRDISETFDISWDLLSILPVEELDRIDPSLIDKYLKIR; from the coding sequence ATGAGAAAAGAGTATTTACTCCTTGATAGAATAGAAGGACCCCTTATAGAACTTTCCGATGTAGACGAGGTAGGATATGGAGAAGTTGTAGAGGTAAAGACTTCTGGAAATGAAAAAAAGTTGGGAAAAGTAGTAAAAATTGAGGGAAATAAAGTAATAGTACAGGTTTTTGGTGATACTTCCGGTATCTCTATTAAAAATTCAACAGTAAATTTTAAAGGAGAACCTTTAGAGCTTCCTCTTTCGAGGGATATATTGGGCAGAACTTTTAATGGGCTGGGAAGGCCTATTGATGGGGGCGGAAATATATATTCCAAGAAAAAATATAATGTAAACGGAAGGCCTATAAATCCTGTAGCAAGAAGATATCCGAGAAATTATATACAAACAGGGATATCTTCAATTGACGGACTTATGACTTTAATAAGAGGTCAAAAATTACCTGTTTTTTCAGGGAATGGTCTTCCTCATAATGAATTGGCTGCTCAAATAGTAAGGCAGGCCAAATTACAATCGGAAGATGGTAAAAAAGAGGAATTCGCCATAATATTTGCAGCAATAGGAGTTAAGCATGATGAAGCTAATTTTTTCAGAGAAAGTTTTAGCGAATCCCAGGTTCTTGAGAGAGTTGTTATGTATATAAATTATGCAGATGATCCTATCATGGAAAGGATTATTGTTCCCCGTTGTGCTTTAACTGCGGCGGAATATTTGGCTTTTGAAGAAGGAATAAATGTCCTTGTAATTATGACGGATATGACAAGTTATGGCGAGGCCCTGAGGGAGATTTCATCATTGAGGGAAGAGGTCCCCAGCAGAAGAGGGTACCCGGGTTATTTGTATTCTGATTTGGCAAGTTTATATGAAAGGGCAGGAATGCTTAAAGGCAGTAAAGGTTCTATAACATTGATTCCGATTCTTACTATGCCTAATGATGATATTACTCATCCTATTCCGGATTTGACGGGCTATATAACAGAGGGACAGATAGTTCTTTCAAGAGAATTGTATCAGAAAGACATATATCCTCCCATTAATGTGTTGCCGTCTTTGTCAAGGCTTATGAAGGATGGGATCGGGAAGGGTTATACAAGAGAAGATCATCCTGATTTAGCTAATCAGTTGTTTTCGTCTTATTCAAAAGTTCAAGAAGTGAGATCTTTGTCACAAATAATAGGAGAAGACGATCTGACCGAAAGAGATAGGAAATATCTTCAGTTTGGTAAGGAATTTGAAGAGAAATTTGTTAAGCAAGGATTTAACGAGAATAGAGATATTAGTGAGACCTTCGATATATCCTGGGACTTGTTATCGATTTTGCCTGTAGAAGAGCTGGATAGAATAGATCCCAGTCTTATAGATAAATATCTGAAAATAAGGTGA
- a CDS encoding V-type ATPase subunit, with protein MGNPKRFAAVNTKIRSLERKFMTEEDFINIMNKKNTEEIFLYLRDNTEYRDVLENLDGSKIHRPDLEREIKVHIFVQFRKIVKYFDESYKKLFQILLMKYEIEDLKFYLRKLLRNEKLTFRVNEYGDLDYEKLSNAKDINKFVEELRDTEYYKALKPYLGEKNKKLLFYMVISLDKLYFSKIKEQGLKLSKEDSKNLFETIGRNIDLLNIEWIYRGLKYYDLFPEELINYTLPEGYRLKYNDIKKLCYADDLKEFQQIILNTEYSFLFDTKKDVDLFMERRIERYLYFKFISLIKASRMDITVSLAYFYLLEYEVKDIFSIVEGIEYNLSFDEMKEYLIRRIKGSGK; from the coding sequence GTGGGAAATCCAAAACGATTTGCTGCAGTAAATACTAAAATAAGGTCCTTGGAAAGAAAATTTATGACAGAAGAGGATTTTATTAATATTATGAATAAAAAAAATACGGAAGAAATCTTTTTATATTTAAGAGATAATACTGAATACAGAGATGTTCTTGAAAATTTGGATGGCAGTAAAATCCATAGGCCGGATTTGGAAAGAGAAATTAAAGTTCATATATTTGTTCAATTCAGGAAGATAGTAAAATATTTTGATGAGAGTTACAAGAAATTGTTTCAGATTTTATTGATGAAGTATGAAATTGAAGATTTAAAATTCTATTTGAGGAAGCTTTTGCGAAACGAAAAATTAACCTTTCGGGTAAATGAATATGGGGATCTTGATTATGAAAAACTTTCCAATGCAAAAGATATAAATAAATTTGTGGAAGAACTAAGAGATACGGAATATTACAAGGCATTGAAACCATATTTAGGTGAAAAAAATAAAAAGCTTCTTTTTTATATGGTAATAAGTTTAGATAAATTATATTTTTCGAAGATAAAGGAACAAGGGCTGAAACTGAGCAAAGAAGACAGTAAAAATCTGTTTGAAACGATAGGCAGAAATATTGATCTTTTAAATATTGAGTGGATTTACAGAGGGCTGAAATATTATGATTTATTTCCTGAAGAGTTGATAAACTACACTTTGCCGGAAGGATATAGGTTAAAATACAATGATATAAAAAAACTTTGCTATGCAGATGACCTTAAAGAATTTCAGCAGATAATATTAAATACGGAGTATTCATTCTTATTTGATACAAAAAAAGATGTGGATTTATTTATGGAGAGAAGGATAGAAAGATATCTTTATTTTAAGTTTATTTCTTTGATTAAAGCATCAAGAATGGATATTACAGTTTCTTTGGCTTATTTTTATCTTCTTGAATATGAAGTTAAGGATATTTTTTCAATCGTTGAAGGAATAGAATATAATTTAAGTTTTGATGAAATGAAGGAGTACCTTATTAGAAGGATTAAAGGAAGTGGTAAATAA
- a CDS encoding AAA family ATPase, which produces MDVKPFVTFRENVLKNVSQAIVGKREIVDLLIISFIAGGHILLEDVSGLGKTTIAKTFAKTIGVPFKKIQFTPDLLPADLVGINYYNEKTGKFDFKKGPFFSNIILADEVNRATPRTQSSLLEAMEEKQITVDGETKTLNPTFMVLATQNPVESYGTFPLTESQTDRFFMRINIGYPTKDEEREIILRNETNIIENVHCIIKEEEIKYLSENYGKVYGSEDIMNYIIDIIENTRKNDKIELGVSPRGSIALFKASQVYAAINGRDHIIPEDIKKVAVHVLNHRIVLKKKGKMEESVKVIKELIDKTKEPTEKN; this is translated from the coding sequence ATGGATGTAAAACCTTTTGTTACTTTTAGAGAGAATGTTTTAAAAAATGTTTCCCAAGCAATAGTGGGGAAAAGAGAAATTGTAGATCTTCTTATAATTTCTTTTATAGCAGGAGGTCACATATTATTGGAAGATGTTTCCGGTCTTGGAAAGACAACGATTGCTAAAACTTTTGCTAAAACAATAGGAGTCCCATTTAAAAAAATACAGTTTACTCCGGATTTGCTTCCGGCTGATCTTGTAGGTATAAATTATTATAATGAAAAAACCGGGAAATTTGATTTTAAAAAAGGTCCATTTTTTTCAAATATAATTCTTGCCGATGAGGTAAACAGAGCAACCCCCAGAACTCAATCAAGTCTTCTTGAAGCCATGGAAGAGAAGCAAATAACCGTAGACGGAGAGACTAAGACTCTTAACCCCACTTTTATGGTTTTAGCTACTCAGAATCCTGTAGAAAGTTATGGAACATTTCCTCTTACTGAATCTCAAACGGATAGATTTTTCATGAGGATAAATATAGGCTACCCTACGAAAGATGAAGAAAGAGAAATAATACTTAGAAATGAAACAAATATTATAGAGAATGTACATTGTATAATAAAGGAAGAGGAAATAAAATATTTGTCTGAGAATTATGGAAAAGTTTACGGAAGCGAAGATATCATGAATTATATAATAGATATAATAGAAAATACAAGAAAAAATGATAAGATAGAATTGGGTGTAAGTCCGAGGGGAAGTATTGCATTATTTAAGGCAAGCCAGGTTTATGCGGCAATCAACGGAAGAGACCATATAATACCTGAAGATATAAAAAAGGTTGCTGTTCATGTTCTCAACCACAGGATAGTATTAAAAAAGAAAGGCAAGATGGAAGAATCAGTAAAAGTAATAAAGGAGTTAATTGATAAAACAAAGGAGCCAACGGAGAAGAACTAA
- a CDS encoding V-type ATP synthase subunit I, with amino-acid sequence MAVEKMAMMDMVIPIGITHEVLKKIILLGKVNLTNAIDQIEDSEFVLNVEGKNMDKIVNLSFISPYPTDNRLGKYSDKINAIKTAFHLDFSLDKNCLKTSYSFDETADIIDIAYEKILKLTEKKDDLEKELKKIDNLIGKFSYIHDMDISIDDLRNLNYFQYQFGVLSKENRIKLKKNYENISALAFHLGSGDKEEIYLMIYPKSVEDEIKRIFRSLNFSGIDVPKEFSGTPRKVIQELKNKKKVLLDNIKEIDEKLQEIEEKNIDSLKCAFSRFQMEKKIEEAEKYLASSKKFAYLSAWVSVKDKQQIRDEFKEFENLLIEFKDEKEVQTVKPPTKLKNNRLFSPFESLVKMYGTPSYNELDPTPFLSVTYMFLFGAMFGDLGQGFIFLLAGIFLSKKKKNSVFGPLIMRIGASSMIFGTLYGGFFGFENVIPALLLRPFDNINLVLEAAVFIGIFLIFMSYGYSIINAVKVNDIENGVFGKNGIAGLIFYISLLLLIGGKFLNRVLIPTGFAVVLLLLTMAAMVVKQPLGNLIKKKPLYNESVSDYYIESGFSIIETLLSMLSGTLSFIRVGAFALTHVGLFIAFQTIGRLIGSGIGDVVVLIIGNVVIICLEGLIVFIQGLRLEYYELFSRYYKGEGVEFSPIKIN; translated from the coding sequence ATGGCAGTTGAAAAAATGGCTATGATGGATATGGTTATTCCTATAGGCATAACCCATGAAGTATTAAAGAAAATTATACTTCTGGGCAAGGTAAATTTAACCAATGCTATCGATCAAATAGAAGATAGTGAGTTTGTTCTTAATGTAGAAGGGAAAAATATGGATAAGATAGTAAACTTGAGTTTTATTTCTCCTTATCCTACCGATAATAGATTGGGAAAATATTCGGATAAAATAAATGCGATAAAGACTGCTTTTCATCTTGATTTTTCATTAGATAAAAATTGTCTTAAAACTTCATATAGCTTTGATGAAACTGCAGATATTATTGACATTGCATATGAAAAAATACTTAAACTAACCGAAAAAAAGGATGATTTGGAAAAAGAACTAAAAAAAATTGATAATCTTATTGGAAAGTTTTCTTATATTCATGATATGGATATTTCCATCGATGATTTAAGAAATTTGAATTATTTCCAATATCAGTTTGGGGTTTTATCTAAAGAAAACAGAATAAAACTGAAAAAAAATTATGAAAATATTTCAGCTTTGGCATTTCACTTGGGAAGCGGAGACAAAGAAGAAATTTATCTTATGATCTATCCCAAAAGTGTAGAAGATGAAATAAAAAGAATTTTTAGATCTTTGAACTTTAGCGGTATTGATGTGCCAAAGGAATTTTCGGGAACCCCAAGAAAAGTAATTCAGGAATTGAAAAATAAAAAGAAGGTTTTGCTTGACAATATTAAAGAGATAGATGAGAAATTGCAAGAAATAGAGGAGAAAAATATTGATAGCTTAAAATGTGCTTTTTCGAGATTTCAAATGGAGAAAAAAATCGAGGAAGCAGAAAAATACTTGGCATCTTCAAAAAAATTTGCATACCTTTCAGCTTGGGTTTCGGTTAAAGACAAACAGCAGATTAGAGATGAATTTAAGGAGTTTGAAAATTTATTGATTGAGTTTAAGGATGAAAAAGAAGTACAGACTGTTAAACCTCCTACAAAATTGAAGAACAACAGGCTTTTTTCTCCTTTTGAATCATTGGTAAAAATGTATGGGACACCTTCGTATAATGAACTGGATCCAACACCATTTTTGAGTGTTACTTATATGTTTTTGTTTGGAGCCATGTTTGGAGATTTAGGTCAAGGATTTATATTTTTACTGGCTGGCATTTTTCTTTCTAAAAAAAAGAAAAACAGTGTTTTTGGTCCTCTTATTATGAGAATAGGAGCAAGTTCTATGATATTTGGTACTTTATACGGAGGTTTCTTTGGATTTGAGAATGTCATACCTGCCCTTTTGCTGAGGCCCTTTGATAATATAAATTTGGTGCTGGAAGCTGCAGTATTTATAGGAATTTTTCTCATATTTATGAGCTATGGGTATAGCATTATAAATGCTGTTAAAGTTAATGATATAGAAAATGGAGTATTTGGGAAAAATGGAATAGCGGGTTTGATATTTTATATATCTCTGCTTCTTCTTATAGGAGGAAAATTTTTAAACAGAGTCCTTATTCCTACCGGTTTCGCTGTTGTTCTTTTACTGTTGACGATGGCTGCGATGGTGGTTAAGCAGCCTTTAGGGAACTTAATAAAAAAGAAGCCTTTATATAATGAAAGCGTATCAGATTATTATATTGAAAGTGGTTTTTCTATAATAGAAACTCTCTTAAGTATGTTAAGCGGTACTTTATCTTTTATAAGAGTTGGTGCCTTTGCCCTTACCCATGTAGGATTGTTTATAGCTTTTCAAACTATAGGAAGACTTATTGGCTCGGGAATAGGAGATGTTGTTGTCTTAATAATAGGAAATGTAGTAATTATATGCCTTGAAGGGCTTATAGTTTTTATTCAGGGATTAAGACTTGAGTATTATGAGTTATTCAGCAGATATTATAAAGGGGAAGGTGTTGAATTTTCCCCAATAAAGATTAATTAA
- a CDS encoding V-type ATP synthase subunit F: MKSFLISDNRDSLIGIRIAGIEGVVPQNKEEAVKILNEKLKDKDIGIILLSEKIFKSVERTVTEIKLRQSVPLIVVIPDRNGLSNKDFITKYIKESVGVKL, translated from the coding sequence ATGAAATCTTTTTTGATAAGTGACAACAGGGATAGCCTTATAGGAATTAGAATTGCTGGTATAGAAGGAGTGGTGCCTCAGAATAAAGAAGAGGCAGTTAAAATTCTTAATGAAAAATTAAAAGATAAGGATATAGGAATAATACTTTTATCTGAAAAGATTTTTAAATCGGTGGAAAGAACAGTTACGGAAATCAAGTTAAGGCAGTCTGTTCCTCTTATCGTTGTTATTCCTGACAGAAATGGACTTTCGAATAAGGATTTTATTACTAAGTATATAAAAGAGTCGGTAGGCGTGAAACTTTAA
- a CDS encoding V-type ATP synthase subunit E — protein sequence MITVEEKLDIFYKLILGEERDRSEEILEKIQMKNEELIREKKEEALKKKEEIVSKKRKMGELKKNEIISKTFSQEKNKILKVKKELLEDLMIEIEDKAEKFAASPEYKNYLLDELKKIAGSAKDREIYIYVSKRDKDIYGDIIMDIFRKNNKEVLISPWTENKIGGFLLFNKERTYLLDFTLKTKIEGKKYEIGELLYEKFKEAGDLIE from the coding sequence GTGATTACAGTAGAGGAAAAATTAGATATTTTTTACAAATTGATTCTTGGCGAGGAAAGAGATAGAAGTGAAGAAATTCTTGAAAAAATTCAGATGAAAAACGAAGAGTTGATTCGTGAAAAAAAAGAAGAGGCTTTAAAGAAAAAAGAAGAAATTGTCAGCAAAAAAAGAAAAATGGGAGAATTGAAAAAGAATGAGATTATATCCAAAACTTTTTCTCAGGAGAAAAACAAAATATTAAAAGTTAAAAAGGAACTTTTGGAAGATCTGATGATTGAAATTGAAGATAAGGCCGAGAAATTTGCAGCAAGCCCAGAATATAAGAATTACCTTTTAGATGAATTAAAAAAAATTGCTGGTTCAGCGAAAGACCGGGAGATTTATATATATGTCAGCAAAAGAGATAAAGATATTTATGGTGACATCATTATGGATATTTTCCGTAAGAATAACAAAGAGGTTCTGATATCCCCATGGACTGAAAATAAAATAGGCGGATTTTTGCTGTTTAATAAAGAAAGAACCTATTTGTTGGATTTTACCTTAAAAACTAAGATAGAGGGAAAAAAATATGAAATAGGAGAATTACTCTATGAAAAGTTTAAAGAAGCTGGTGATCTAATTGAGTAA
- a CDS encoding indolepyruvate oxidoreductase subunit beta, which yields MTKNLLLVGVGGQGTILVSKILSQGLVEEGYDVKMSEIHGMAQRGGSVTTQIRFGDKVYSPNICEGEADVLVAFEKVEAVRYIRQLRKGGILIVNDVEIYPLPVLTGKEKYPEGVIEELKKNIENINVVNGRKIAEDVGEVKTQNIVLLGCIIKALKLEDINWSDLIRRNVPERFQEVNIKAFNEGLKLL from the coding sequence ATGACTAAAAACTTACTTTTGGTAGGAGTAGGAGGACAAGGAACTATTCTTGTATCAAAGATACTTTCTCAAGGGCTTGTGGAAGAGGGATATGATGTGAAAATGTCCGAAATTCATGGAATGGCCCAAAGAGGGGGAAGTGTAACTACTCAAATAAGATTTGGAGATAAAGTATATTCTCCTAATATATGCGAAGGAGAAGCAGACGTATTGGTTGCTTTTGAGAAAGTAGAAGCAGTTCGATATATCAGACAACTTAGAAAAGGCGGAATTTTAATAGTTAACGATGTGGAGATTTACCCTCTCCCTGTTTTGACCGGAAAAGAAAAATATCCTGAAGGAGTTATTGAAGAGCTTAAGAAAAATATAGAAAACATTAATGTGGTTAACGGCAGAAAAATAGCAGAAGATGTGGGAGAAGTAAAGACTCAGAATATAGTATTGCTGGGATGTATCATTAAGGCTTTAAAACTTGAAGATATTAACTGGTCGGATTTAATCAGAAGGAATGTTCCTGAAAGGTTTCAAGAAGTTAACATAAAGGCTTTTAATGAAGGATTAAAATTATTATAA
- a CDS encoding V-type ATP synthase subunit A → MGNIIMINGPVIKGENMTGFKIMEMVLVGEKKLLGEVISIEGDIGTIQVYEETEGLKKGEKIVSTGRPLSLKLGPGMIGNIFDGIERPLKQINDNFGSFIPEGIGLINLDENKIWDVEILVNAGDEIEEGQIFGTVEETSLIVNKLMIPVGIKGKIVEAKNSGKYKLEDVLLKVEDKNGRVHEIKMYQEWPVRIPRPIKERIPINKLLVTGQRVLDVFFPIAKGGTAALPGGFGTGKTMTQHQLAKWSDADIIVYVGCGERGNEMTEVLEDFPKLIDPKTEKPIMMRTILIANTSNMPVAAREASIYTGITIAEYYRDMGYHVAVMADSTSRWAEALREISGRLEEMPAEEGFPAYLPSRLAQFYERAGYVNTLNDKEGSVTIIGAVSPAGGDFSEPVTENTKRFVNVFLALDKELAYSRHYPAINWLTSYSGYLDMLRDYYEENLGEDLLALRAKMMKILFEENKLQEIVLLVGEDVLPDDQRLLLEIAKVIRIGFLQQNAFHKEDTFVPLKKQLEMLKTIDYLYEKSFKAVKMGIPISQVKNDEIFEDVIKMKYTIPNNDLSGIEDIKKKIDNYYLKLCNKYTE, encoded by the coding sequence ATGGGAAATATCATAATGATTAACGGTCCTGTCATTAAGGGAGAGAATATGACAGGGTTTAAAATAATGGAAATGGTACTGGTTGGTGAAAAAAAACTTTTAGGAGAGGTAATCTCTATAGAAGGAGATATAGGAACTATACAAGTTTATGAAGAAACAGAGGGACTGAAAAAGGGAGAAAAAATTGTATCTACAGGAAGGCCTCTTTCTTTGAAGTTAGGTCCCGGAATGATTGGAAATATATTTGATGGTATTGAAAGACCTCTTAAGCAAATTAATGATAATTTTGGAAGTTTTATTCCTGAAGGAATTGGACTTATAAATTTGGATGAAAATAAAATCTGGGATGTAGAGATTCTTGTTAATGCAGGGGATGAAATAGAAGAAGGGCAGATATTCGGGACAGTGGAGGAAACTTCCTTAATAGTTAATAAATTAATGATTCCCGTAGGTATAAAAGGAAAAATAGTTGAAGCGAAAAATAGCGGAAAATATAAATTAGAAGATGTATTGCTTAAGGTAGAAGATAAAAATGGAAGAGTTCATGAAATAAAAATGTATCAAGAATGGCCTGTAAGAATTCCGAGACCTATTAAAGAGAGAATTCCTATAAATAAACTGCTTGTTACGGGACAAAGAGTATTGGATGTATTTTTTCCCATAGCAAAAGGCGGAACAGCAGCTTTGCCGGGAGGATTCGGTACGGGGAAAACTATGACTCAACATCAGTTGGCAAAATGGTCTGATGCAGATATTATTGTATACGTAGGCTGTGGAGAAAGAGGAAATGAGATGACGGAGGTTTTAGAGGATTTTCCGAAGCTTATTGATCCTAAGACGGAAAAGCCTATAATGATGAGAACAATCCTTATAGCCAATACTTCCAATATGCCTGTTGCGGCAAGAGAAGCAAGTATATATACGGGAATTACTATAGCCGAGTACTATAGGGATATGGGTTATCATGTAGCTGTGATGGCGGATTCTACTTCAAGATGGGCGGAAGCTTTGAGAGAAATATCTGGAAGGCTGGAAGAGATGCCTGCTGAAGAAGGATTTCCTGCTTATCTTCCGTCAAGGCTGGCTCAATTTTATGAAAGAGCGGGATACGTGAATACACTAAATGATAAAGAAGGTTCTGTAACTATAATAGGAGCGGTTTCTCCTGCCGGAGGAGATTTTTCCGAACCTGTTACTGAGAATACTAAGAGGTTTGTAAACGTGTTTTTAGCATTGGATAAAGAGCTTGCTTATTCAAGACATTATCCTGCAATTAATTGGCTCACAAGCTATAGCGGATATTTAGATATGTTAAGGGATTATTATGAAGAAAATTTAGGCGAGGACTTACTTGCCCTCAGAGCAAAGATGATGAAAATACTGTTTGAGGAGAATAAACTTCAAGAGATTGTTTTGCTTGTAGGAGAAGATGTTCTTCCTGATGATCAAAGGCTTTTATTGGAGATTGCAAAAGTTATTAGGATAGGTTTCTTGCAGCAAAATGCTTTTCATAAAGAAGATACATTTGTTCCGTTAAAAAAACAGTTAGAAATGTTAAAAACAATAGATTATCTATATGAAAAAAGTTTTAAAGCCGTAAAAATGGGAATTCCCATTTCTCAGGTAAAAAATGATGAAATATTTGAAGATGTAATAAAGATGAAATACACTATTCCGAATAATGATTTGAGCGGAATAGAAGACATTAAGAAAAAAATAGATAATTATTACTTAAAGCTTTGCAATAAATATACGGAGTAG
- a CDS encoding ATP synthase subunit C, giving the protein MTFILIATTIMVLMTIGAGIFLMYKKAEVSQKKLKKILRYNLFVFLPILIFSIILIVPNITNAQNTAASSPSGLGFIGAALSTGMATIGAGYAVGVVGASALGAVSEDPGILGKTLIFVGLAEGIAIYGLIVSILILGSL; this is encoded by the coding sequence ATGACATTTATTCTTATAGCTACAACTATAATGGTTTTGATGACAATAGGAGCAGGAATTTTCTTAATGTATAAAAAAGCAGAAGTCAGTCAAAAGAAGCTTAAAAAGATTTTGCGATACAATCTTTTTGTATTTTTACCTATCCTTATCTTTTCAATCATACTGATAGTGCCTAACATAACTAACGCACAAAATACAGCCGCCTCTTCTCCCTCGGGATTGGGATTTATAGGTGCCGCATTATCAACGGGAATGGCTACTATTGGAGCAGGGTATGCAGTAGGAGTTGTAGGAGCATCTGCTTTGGGAGCTGTTTCCGAGGACCCGGGAATACTGGGAAAAACTTTGATATTTGTTGGGTTGGCCGAGGGTATCGCTATATATGGGCTGATAGTTTCCATATTGATATTGGGGAGCTTATAG
- a CDS encoding V-type ATP synthase subunit D, translating into MAVYKMTPTKANLIKSKSALQFSKKGYELLDKKRTVLIKEMMSLIEKGVKVQEEIQKNFEEAYRALQYANITMGVNEVEELSMSLKKEEGFDILLKSVMGVEIPYIKYEKESISPEYGLLKTNPAFDEAVLKFISIRYLVYDFAQIENSIYKLAMEIKKTQKRTNALEKIQMPRYEREIKYIQEVLEEKEREDFFRLKKVKKKKK; encoded by the coding sequence ATGGCTGTTTATAAAATGACCCCCACAAAAGCTAATTTAATAAAATCAAAGTCTGCTCTTCAGTTTTCAAAAAAAGGGTATGAACTTTTAGATAAAAAAAGGACTGTCCTTATTAAAGAGATGATGTCTTTAATAGAAAAGGGAGTAAAAGTTCAGGAAGAAATACAGAAGAATTTTGAGGAGGCATATAGAGCACTTCAGTATGCAAATATTACTATGGGAGTTAATGAGGTTGAAGAATTAAGTATGTCTCTAAAGAAGGAAGAGGGGTTTGATATACTTTTAAAAAGCGTTATGGGAGTAGAAATACCATATATAAAATATGAAAAAGAATCTATTTCTCCTGAATATGGTTTGCTGAAAACCAACCCTGCTTTTGATGAAGCTGTGTTAAAGTTTATAAGTATCAGATATTTGGTATATGATTTTGCACAAATAGAAAATTCTATTTATAAATTGGCTATGGAAATAAAGAAGACGCAGAAGAGAACAAATGCATTGGAAAAAATTCAGATGCCAAGATATGAAAGGGAGATAAAATATATACAGGAAGTACTGGAGGAGAAAGAAAGAGAAGACTTTTTTAGACTTAAAAAGGTGAAAAAAAAGAAGAAATAA